The Terriglobus tenax genome contains a region encoding:
- a CDS encoding ligand-binding sensor domain-containing protein, translating into MRRSALVLLVLAGMLSGSSGAVAQKAATPSPVLDGEKLQAISDLNFDVMTMKQGLPHDSVYGFAQDIRGYVWVATFGGVARFDGYQFYTYTHDPLLPGSLPDNNVRNLLPREDGGLYVGTGSAGLAIYQPSTDSFVIPSKMPQALRKARIFCMTPDGEGGVWLGTQNGFAHYSDKTGEFELYGALAGKSPANGAPSSTIFALLQDRQKNLWVGSDSGLYLRPAGTSEFRFIPGDNDLGQHASIWTLFEDHTGLLWAGTDTTGLGTVDRTQGLLRGYPGLAGRNSPIGPHTVRGMLEMQPGIFWFVTYGAGIFSLNSNTHQVLHWAKDPTASAPLSNDFIRGMMRDHSGVVWMGTDSGLSTIVTEGHGIFNIRSSPLRPDRLFGSEVRSVGAGFGRAWVGFDQGGFAEIDRDGSIHAIHPAPGVSQEQSSHREILSIKPIDENTAVAGGMGLYLIDVHARTYRPVEDAFIRKQIINAVLVDGDQIWAGCYNGLLRYNRRTGELKVFTHQPGNPATLVDDYVRDILKDSHGRFWITTRLGLELFDPVRETFRHIRHDPKDPTSLANDNIQPMAEDAQGRLWIGTVGAGLQVMESITPEGKATFRTIDHDHNGLPDDIILITRRGLDGRMWVNTPRGLASVDPKNFTLRRYGIPDGLQTTAQNLFSSALLDDGTILFPGNSSVVIVRPHMLHSWAFQAPLVIPEIELQGASQSPVLLARLAAAGQLNIPSHRGFEISFALLDYTAPNDTLYSYQLEGFDQSWSSPSSTRRAATYTNLPGGSYTFHVRAISRNGTGIAQEIAFPLRIRNSIPESWWFQAILTLLIVVIVLLILRIRLAYMARRQRELEALVATRTRELESSRQELLTANKQLERLALHDELTGTLNRRGFFERATLEAARSQRSGRSYSLLLADLDNFKQTNDTMGHSAGDATLRAIATMLSASIRTSDILARYGGEEFIILLAETDEAQALQLAERLRQHVEELPIEYAGLLFHTTTSIGVATSTGQQESLDSLISRADQALYLAKYAGKNCVRTTSGRQV; encoded by the coding sequence ATGCGTCGTTCGGCACTTGTTTTGCTGGTGCTGGCCGGCATGTTGTCAGGGAGTTCAGGCGCGGTCGCGCAGAAGGCAGCCACACCGTCGCCTGTCCTGGATGGAGAGAAACTCCAGGCCATCTCTGACCTGAACTTCGATGTCATGACCATGAAGCAGGGTCTGCCGCATGACTCTGTTTATGGTTTTGCACAGGACATTCGTGGCTATGTCTGGGTCGCCACCTTTGGTGGTGTGGCGCGTTTTGACGGCTACCAGTTCTATACCTACACCCACGACCCCCTTCTTCCCGGTTCGCTGCCTGACAACAATGTCCGCAACTTGTTGCCGCGCGAAGATGGTGGTCTGTATGTCGGCACAGGCAGCGCGGGGCTCGCCATCTACCAGCCATCGACAGACAGCTTTGTTATCCCTTCCAAAATGCCGCAGGCGCTCCGCAAGGCGCGTATCTTCTGCATGACCCCCGATGGCGAGGGCGGCGTCTGGCTCGGTACGCAGAACGGCTTCGCGCACTACTCTGACAAAACCGGTGAGTTTGAACTCTACGGCGCCCTTGCGGGCAAGTCACCGGCCAACGGAGCTCCTTCCAGCACCATCTTCGCGCTGCTGCAGGACAGGCAGAAGAACCTGTGGGTAGGTTCTGACAGCGGACTCTACCTGCGTCCCGCCGGAACCAGCGAGTTTCGCTTTATCCCGGGCGACAACGACCTCGGGCAACACGCTTCCATCTGGACTCTTTTTGAGGACCACACCGGCCTTCTCTGGGCGGGTACGGATACCACCGGCCTCGGCACGGTCGACCGCACGCAAGGTCTGTTGCGCGGCTATCCCGGGCTGGCCGGACGTAACTCCCCCATCGGTCCGCACACGGTGCGCGGCATGCTGGAGATGCAGCCGGGCATCTTCTGGTTTGTCACCTATGGCGCCGGTATCTTTTCGCTGAACAGCAACACCCACCAGGTGCTGCACTGGGCCAAGGATCCCACGGCCTCCGCACCGCTCAGCAATGACTTCATCCGGGGCATGATGCGCGATCATTCCGGCGTTGTCTGGATGGGTACCGACAGCGGTCTTTCCACCATCGTTACGGAAGGGCACGGTATCTTCAACATCCGCAGCTCGCCTCTGCGTCCTGACCGTCTCTTCGGTTCGGAGGTCCGCAGCGTCGGTGCGGGCTTCGGACGAGCGTGGGTTGGCTTTGACCAGGGCGGCTTTGCAGAGATTGACCGCGACGGAAGCATTCATGCCATCCATCCGGCTCCAGGTGTAAGCCAGGAACAGTCCTCGCATCGAGAGATTCTCTCCATCAAGCCGATCGACGAAAACACGGCCGTGGCCGGTGGCATGGGGCTGTATCTCATTGACGTACACGCACGCACCTACCGTCCGGTCGAAGATGCTTTTATTCGCAAGCAGATCATCAATGCCGTGTTGGTCGATGGCGACCAGATCTGGGCCGGCTGCTACAACGGTCTTCTGCGCTACAACCGGCGCACCGGGGAACTGAAAGTCTTCACCCACCAGCCCGGCAACCCGGCAACGCTGGTCGACGACTATGTGCGCGACATCCTGAAAGACTCACACGGCCGGTTCTGGATCACCACGCGTCTCGGCCTGGAATTGTTTGATCCCGTCCGGGAGACCTTCCGGCATATCCGCCACGATCCCAAAGACCCCACTTCGCTCGCCAATGACAACATCCAGCCCATGGCCGAGGACGCGCAGGGCCGTCTCTGGATCGGCACCGTTGGTGCGGGGCTGCAGGTCATGGAAAGCATCACGCCCGAAGGCAAAGCCACCTTCCGCACTATCGACCATGACCACAACGGCCTGCCCGACGACATTATCCTCATCACCCGTCGCGGGCTCGACGGAAGAATGTGGGTCAACACGCCGCGGGGGCTCGCCTCCGTTGACCCGAAGAACTTTACGTTGCGCCGCTATGGCATCCCGGACGGTCTTCAGACCACGGCGCAGAACCTCTTCAGCTCCGCTCTGCTCGACGATGGAACCATCCTCTTTCCAGGGAACTCCTCGGTCGTCATCGTCCGCCCGCATATGCTCCATTCCTGGGCCTTCCAGGCTCCGCTGGTTATCCCGGAGATTGAGTTGCAGGGAGCGAGCCAGTCCCCCGTGCTGCTGGCGCGCCTGGCGGCTGCCGGACAACTGAACATTCCTTCGCACCGCGGCTTTGAGATCAGCTTTGCTCTTCTGGACTACACCGCGCCGAATGACACGCTCTACTCCTATCAACTGGAAGGCTTCGACCAGTCCTGGAGTTCTCCCAGTTCCACCCGCCGTGCGGCCACCTATACCAATCTTCCCGGTGGCTCGTATACCTTCCACGTGCGCGCCATTAGCCGCAACGGCACCGGTATCGCGCAGGAAATTGCCTTCCCGCTGCGTATCCGCAACAGCATCCCGGAGAGCTGGTGGTTCCAGGCCATCCTTACCCTGCTCATCGTGGTCATTGTGCTGCTGATCCTGCGCATTCGGCTGGCCTACATGGCGCGCCGTCAGCGGGAGTTGGAAGCCCTGGTGGCCACGCGTACCCGTGAGCTGGAAAGCAGCCGCCAGGAGCTGCTTACCGCCAACAAGCAGCTGGAACGGCTTGCCCTGCACGACGAGCTGACCGGCACGCTCAACCGCCGCGGCTTCTTTGAACGGGCAACGCTGGAGGCTGCGCGTTCCCAGCGCTCCGGTCGCAGCTACAGTCTTCTGCTGGCTGACCTGGACAACTTCAAGCAGACCAACGACACCATGGGGCACAGCGCCGGCGACGCCACCCTGCGCGCCATCGCCACCATGCTCAGCGCATCCATCCGCACCTCGGACATTCTTGCCCGGTACGGTGGTGAGGAGTTCATCATCCTGCTGGCGGAAACCGATGAGGCGCAGGCGCTGCAACTGGCCGAACGTCTGCGGCAGCACGTGGAAGAACTCCCCATCGAATACGCCGGCCTGCTCTTCCACACCACCACCAGTATTGGCGTGGCCACCTCCACCGGGCAGCAGGAATCCCTGGATTCCCTGATCTCGCGCGCTGATCAGGCACTCTACCTGGCCAAGTACGCCGGCAAAAACTGCGTCCGGACCACTTCAGGCCGGCAGGTCTGA
- a CDS encoding YceH family protein, whose translation MLVSMDFSANEIRVLGALIEKEINTPEYYPLSLNALVAACNQKSSREPVMELSEDEVRAALHHLEDMDYTATAHDSRVPKFEHRVRTVLNLRRDETALLCLLLLRGPQTPGELRTRADRMYAFDDVPAVQSALNRLIERETPLVVLLPRQPGAREARYAHLLSGMPDVTEMSAAAKNTTAGSNRMEELEAKIAVLEERMAALEQRLTAVGA comes from the coding sequence ATGCTGGTTTCTATGGATTTTTCAGCCAATGAAATACGCGTCCTGGGAGCCTTGATCGAGAAAGAGATCAACACCCCGGAGTACTACCCACTCTCACTGAATGCACTGGTGGCGGCATGCAACCAGAAGTCGTCCCGCGAGCCGGTGATGGAACTGAGCGAGGACGAGGTGAGAGCCGCACTGCATCACCTGGAAGACATGGATTACACCGCGACAGCGCATGACAGCCGCGTGCCAAAGTTCGAACATCGCGTACGCACCGTGCTGAACCTGCGCCGCGATGAAACCGCTCTGCTGTGCCTGCTGCTGTTGCGCGGACCGCAGACACCGGGAGAGCTACGCACACGCGCCGACCGCATGTACGCCTTTGACGACGTCCCTGCCGTACAGAGCGCGCTGAATCGGCTGATCGAGCGCGAAACTCCGCTGGTGGTGCTGTTGCCACGCCAGCCCGGGGCACGCGAGGCTCGCTATGCGCACCTGTTGAGCGGTATGCCGGATGTTACCGAGATGTCTGCTGCTGCAAAAAACACCACGGCAGGCAGCAACCGCATGGAAGAGCTTGAGGCAAAGATTGCCGTGCTGGAAGAGCGCATGGCTGCGCTGGAGCAGCGGCTTACGGCCGTGGGGGCCTAG
- a CDS encoding pyridoxamine 5'-phosphate oxidase family protein, producing the protein MGKRYAELAFTPLVQKQQEQHGSRRQYERVQQTGEAGDRLGEFESDFVAGRDGFYLASISETGWPYVQYRGGANGFLRVLDDRTLGFVDLRGNKQYISIGNLQHDDRVALFLMDYAYQRRLKILGHAKIFEGTAEAAVWIEKLRDPEEKTPAERAIIVHIEAFDWNCPQHITPRYTQQEIATAVEPLRHRLDDLEKENAKLRAELKSARPPRP; encoded by the coding sequence ATGGGAAAGCGTTACGCCGAGCTCGCATTCACACCACTGGTTCAGAAGCAGCAGGAGCAACATGGCAGCCGCCGGCAGTATGAGCGTGTCCAGCAGACAGGCGAAGCAGGCGACCGCCTGGGCGAGTTTGAATCGGATTTTGTCGCTGGCCGCGACGGCTTCTATCTCGCCTCCATCAGCGAAACCGGCTGGCCCTATGTGCAGTATCGTGGCGGAGCAAATGGCTTTCTGCGCGTTCTGGATGACCGTACGCTTGGCTTTGTCGACCTGCGCGGAAACAAGCAATACATCAGCATCGGCAACCTGCAGCATGACGATCGCGTTGCGCTCTTCCTGATGGACTATGCCTACCAGCGGCGTCTGAAGATTCTCGGTCACGCGAAAATCTTTGAAGGCACCGCCGAGGCTGCCGTATGGATAGAGAAGCTGCGAGACCCCGAGGAGAAGACACCGGCGGAACGGGCCATTATCGTGCACATAGAAGCGTTCGACTGGAACTGCCCGCAGCACATTACCCCGCGTTACACGCAACAGGAGATCGCCACTGCCGTTGAACCATTGCGTCACCGCCTCGACGATCTGGAAAAGGAGAACGCGAAGCTCAGGGCCGAGCTGAAATCTGCTAGGCCCCCACGGCCGTAA
- a CDS encoding LysR substrate-binding domain-containing protein, producing MDIELRHLRYFIAVAEELHFGRAARRLHLAQPPLSQQIRKLEEILGCQLILRTSRAVRLTAAGEAFLERARRTLRNVKDDMEEARGIGRGEQGLLRVGFISSAMLTAIPRTFGVYHGRFPKVQLQLFESYTASVMRSLLSGEIDVGILRDGGPSNGLQVEPIYSEPYVAVLPRQHPLAANKSITAAALRDEPFVFHTPSAGTRAFEKPMSLCEEHGFRPRIVQEAPQWLTLLRLVGAGLGVTIAPACVERIVMNDVVCVRLRGATVRSDLEIAHRTGEDRMLVHAFAAMVRQGLGHTTK from the coding sequence ATGGATATCGAGCTGCGTCATCTGCGCTACTTCATCGCCGTTGCGGAGGAACTACACTTCGGCCGCGCAGCGCGCCGTTTGCACCTGGCCCAGCCACCGCTCTCGCAGCAGATCCGCAAGCTGGAGGAGATCCTCGGCTGCCAGCTCATTCTGCGGACTTCGCGCGCCGTGCGATTGACCGCCGCCGGGGAAGCCTTTCTGGAGCGCGCCCGCCGCACGCTGCGCAACGTGAAGGACGACATGGAAGAGGCCCGCGGTATCGGCCGCGGCGAGCAGGGCCTTCTGCGCGTCGGCTTCATCAGCTCCGCCATGCTCACCGCCATACCGCGCACCTTTGGCGTATATCACGGTCGATTTCCCAAGGTGCAGCTTCAATTGTTTGAGAGTTACACGGCGTCCGTCATGCGGTCGCTGCTCAGCGGGGAGATCGATGTGGGCATCCTGCGTGACGGCGGCCCGTCGAATGGCCTGCAGGTAGAGCCGATCTACAGTGAGCCGTACGTGGCTGTACTGCCCAGGCAGCATCCCCTGGCAGCGAATAAGAGCATTACGGCGGCAGCGCTGCGCGACGAACCATTTGTCTTTCACACGCCGTCGGCAGGCACACGCGCCTTTGAGAAACCCATGTCTCTTTGCGAAGAACATGGCTTCCGCCCTCGCATCGTGCAGGAGGCTCCGCAATGGCTTACGCTGCTGCGCCTGGTTGGCGCCGGTTTGGGGGTCACCATTGCACCTGCCTGCGTGGAACGTATTGTGATGAACGACGTAGTCTGCGTGCGTCTGCGCGGAGCCACGGTCAGGAGCGATCTTGAGATAGCCCATCGCACCGGGGAAGACCGCATGCTGGTGCATGCCTTTGCCGCGATGGTGCGGCAGGGTCTGGGGCACACCACGAAATAA
- a CDS encoding GNAT family N-acetyltransferase, with amino-acid sequence MQGALLLADLPVENGRVTIRTFQPGDEAAFRSLNESWISKHFRMEPHDYETLDDPHTHILNPGGQILCVEEDGAVFGCVALVPAQEPQTYELAKMAVDETWQGRGMGRKLLTAAVRYAREVLKARALYLDSNKKLKNAVHLYEAVGFRHLPPERVQPTPYERADVHMELIF; translated from the coding sequence ATGCAGGGCGCATTGCTGCTGGCCGACCTGCCCGTGGAGAACGGGCGCGTGACTATACGTACCTTCCAACCCGGAGATGAAGCTGCCTTCCGCTCACTGAACGAGAGCTGGATCAGCAAGCATTTCAGGATGGAACCGCACGACTACGAGACGCTGGACGATCCGCACACCCACATTCTGAATCCGGGCGGGCAGATTCTATGCGTGGAAGAAGACGGCGCTGTCTTTGGCTGCGTGGCCCTGGTCCCTGCACAGGAGCCGCAGACCTACGAACTGGCAAAGATGGCCGTGGATGAAACCTGGCAGGGCCGCGGCATGGGACGCAAGCTGCTGACCGCTGCCGTACGCTATGCCCGCGAGGTGCTGAAGGCTCGCGCACTGTACCTGGACAGCAACAAGAAGCTGAAGAACGCCGTGCACTTGTACGAAGCAGTGGGCTTCCGCCATCTTCCACCGGAGCGCGTACAGCCAACACCCTATGAGCGCGCGGATGTCCACATGGAACTGATTTTCTAG